AAACTGTGGGTCAGGTGGATGCGGTATTGCTGGCGGGGGATCTGGTGAATATTCCCGATCGGGCTTCCGAATGGTTTGACGATAATCGGGGCGGCGCATTCTTCCCCAGCTTGCAGGGACGGGCAAATCGATCTTTGACGGGGAGCGAGACTTCTTTTCGGGGCGGCAAGATCATCCAATCGGCTCCCCTGTTTCCGGCGTTGGGCAATCATGAGGTGATGGGACGCTTTTCGATGGAGCTGCCGCTAAATGAGCAGTATAACGATCCGGTGCCGATCGAAAATGCCGTTGCGCTCTACAGCAAGATTGCACCTCAGATTAATCCCGCTAACGATCCGGCAGTCCAGCAGACCTGGATCAAAAACCATTCCTTCAACAGCGATTCCTACGAAGAGATTTTTACCCTGCCCAACATCAGTCCCGGCGGCGAAAAATACTATGCCGTTACACTGGGCGACGTGCGGCTGATTTCCCTGGAGGCGGGTAACATCTGGCGCGTTCCCAGCCTGGAACCCACTGCACGCGGACGCTATCGGGAACGGGATGGCGATTTGCCAGACACAAACAAATGGGGCTACGGACAGCACATCTTTGAGCCGATCGCCGCAGGCAGTCCCCAATACATCTGGCTTCAGGAGGAGCTAAACCGCCCCGAATTTCAGCAGGCGAAATATAAAATCGTCATGTTTCACCACCCGCCCCACTCCCTCGGCGATAACATCGTTCCTCCCTACACCAATCCGGTACAGATTATTGACCGCCTTCCCGACGGGCAAATTAAATCCGTGCGCTACGAATACCCGATCGATCGGGATTACCTGCTGCGCGATGTCGTGCCTTTGCTAGAGCAAGCAGGGGTTCAGCTGGTTCTCTACGGTCATTCCCACCTGTGGAATCGGTTCGATAGTCCGGGCGGAATGCACTTTTTGGAAACGTCCAACGTTGGCAATACCTACGGTGCGTTTCTGGGGGAAAAACGTCGCCCGATTCCGATCGGCTTTCAGTCCAACTATGTGCCTGTGGGCGATCCGGGTGGATTAGCGGCGATCGTGCCTTCCATTAGTGCCCTGCTAGACGAGAGCGGTCAGCCTCAGCCCTTTATTGCCAGCAATGAGATCACTGTCTTTAGCATCCTCGATACGGGAACGGGGACGGTGAGCAGCTATCGGTTTGATACGCGCCAGCCCAACGGTGAGGTCGTGCGGTTTGATGAGTTTCAGATTGTGCGATAGCAAGTTGCTCCTTCCTCACCCAAAAAAATCGCCGCCTCGCGGGAAAACCCAGCATAAAGCGACGATTGATGTAAGGAGTGGAATTCAATGCACCCAAACTGAAAGCATGAAAATTTTTCGCAAAACCCTGGAGTTAACCGCCCATCCCTGGAATTAAGCCAGTGGTGAGTCGTTTGAGGGCGCGGTTTGCCACATCGCTATAGCGTAGCTTGCCGCAGAGGATTTGTCCCATACGCTCCGTTGCGGTAGGACGCTTGACGCCGACCTTATAGCCAAAGCTGGGAATCCGGTAGAAGACGCCACCTAATCGCTGTGCCCAGACCATATCCTCGCCCCATTCCTGGTTCACGATTTCCGAGTAGCGAGCCAGGGCATTCATATCGCCGCCGATCGCCTGATCGATCGCTTCTGCTGCCTTAACTCCAGTCAGGATGGAGGGACGGATGCCTTCTGCTGTGAAGGGATCGACCACACAGGCGGCTTCTCCTGCCAGAAGGGCATTCTGGGTGTGCAGCTTTTGTTCGCCGTCCCACAGGCAGAGGGGATGTCCAAACTGCTTGCAGGTTTGCAGGTCAATCCCAAACAGCGTGGCATATTCGGTCAGGATGCTCTTGAAGTCCTGAGGTTCGCCGCCCCGGAAGGTTCCCACGCCGATCGAGTAGCCGTCTGCCTTCGGGAAGTTCCAGATATAGCCGTTTTTAACCATACCGAATTCAAAGTGCGCGGTTTCGGGATTGGCAACGTTTGCCTGTGCCTCCGCCTCCAGTGCCCCAGCTAATCGACGCTTGCGCTCCTTAAAGCCCAGCCATTTTGCCATCTGCCCTTTTGCGCCATCGGCGGCGATCACATAGCGTCCTTCTACTGGACCCTGGGCAGTGTTCACCTGCCAGCGATCGCTTTTGAACTCAATGCCTTTGACTTCTGTGTTGTCGCGCAGCTCCGCGCCCTGTTTTTGCGCCTGCTCAATCAGGAAATGGTCAAATTTGTCGCGCCGCACCATCCAGATCGGCTCCAGGTCTTCGAGCTTGGCGTTGATCTCATCGCCCATCTTCCAGGTGTAGCGAATGGTATCTACTTTCAGGGAGATAGCCGGCGAAAAGTCGAAGTCAAACCACTCGGCAATCTGGGGAGAGACGCCACCTCCACAGGGCTTGTAGCGCGGCAACGACTCTTTTTCTAGCACCAGAACCGATCGCCCTCGCTTTGCCAGGTGGTAGGCAGCCGATCCTCCTGCGGGACCTGCGCCGACGATGATGCAGTCATACATAAAGCTTTAATCTCACTTCTAAGTACGCCAATTTGCTGTGGAACTGAAAAGGGATGCCCCTCCCAACGAATGACACTACAACCAGTGTCTCTGCTGAAGTCACTCATGGTCAATCCGCATGGATAAACCCATCACTCCAGAGCAATCGACAATCCTCAGCATGAACTTATTCAGTCTTAGTTCAGACTTCTCCCCAGTGTAAAGTCCGCCTTTATGATTGCTTGTGTTTTTCTAAGTAAGATTGCCCGATCTTTTTTAAAGCTTGCTTAAATTGGAAATAGTAAATTTGCTGGGATCGCTTCTGGTTCCTGGGCTGCGGCTTTAAGCCATTCCTGCATCAGGGGAAATGCCCGCAGGGTTTCTGCGTAGGTTTGTGCGCTCATCATGAATCAGGACGGGGACTTTGCCGGAAGGGGAGTATTGGAAAATGCGATCGTAGAATTCGGGTGTGTCCAGGGGCAGCTTAATTTCGGTGAAGGGCAGATCTGTCTGTTTGAGGGCTAACCAGGCACGAAGCGACCAGGACAAGTAGCTTTTGTTGCCAATGACGAGGGTAAGCATAGCTTGTTTATACCGATACGATAGAAGCGATCGAAGGAGGATAAATTCAATGGGTGGGCAGGCAACACTCCATTTCTTTTGCGGCAAGATGGCGGCAGGTAAGTCTACGCTAGCGAAGGAACTGGCACTGCGAGAAAAAGCAATCTTGTTCAGCGAGGATGAGCTGTTATCGAAGCTGTTTCCTGAGGAGATTCACGAGATTTCGGACTATATCAAATACTCGACTCGCTTGAAGGAAGCCTTAACCGATCCGATCTGCAATCTGCTCTCGTCTGGTATTTCAGTAGTGCTGGATTTTCCGGGAAACACAACAAGACAGCGTGCCTGGTTCCGCAAACTGTTTGAGCAGGCAAACGTTCAACACAAGATGCACTTTATCGACGCAACGGACGATCGCTGTAAGCAGCAACTTAAACAGCGCAGCAAAGACCTTCCCCCCGATTCGCCCTTCACCACCGATGCCGAATTTGATGCAATTACCGCCTACTTTCAACCTCCCGCTGATGATGAAGGGTTTCACCTGATCAGATACGAGCGGAAATAGGAATATGGGCGATCGAGGCAGGTCTCATGATTCTGCCCAGGAATCGATCGCAAAATCGTCGTAATAGCTGTCGTAATAAATAATTGCTAGAAATCGAATTGGCAGGGTAATCAGCTTTTCGGGACCGTGGGGAATGTCGCCTCTAAAGGTGAGGGAATCGCCGGGTTTTAACAGGTAGGTCTGTCGTCCGTGGCGGTATTCCAGTTTGCCTTCCAGCAGATGAATAAACTCGATGCCGGGATGCTCGAAGGTCGGGAACACCTCGGAAGCGTCGTCCATTGTGATCAGAAACGGTTCAAATCGCTTTGTCGGACCCTGATCGTAGGCGAGTAACTGGTAGGTATGTCCCCGCTTCGTGCCGCGCCGCACGACCTCCATGCCTTCCCCATTTTTCACTAACTGCGCTCCGCCTTCGGGAATGTCGTATTTGCGGAACAGGGTAGACAGGGAAACGCCTAGAGCATTTGCCAGCTTTTCCAGGGTTTCCAGGCTGGTCGAAGTTTGGGCATTCTCGATTTTGGACAGCATTCCGCGGGAAATTCCGGCGCGATCGGCAACTTCGGCGATCGTCAGTCCATGCTGCTGGCGCAGTTCCCGAATCGTATTGCCCAGGTAATGTTCGAGTCCATGTTGCTCTGCTGCCTGGAGGGGAGGATTTGAGGAACCGTTGGAGGAAGCTGGTGAGGAATCGATCTCTGCCATGCGGCAAATCTCCTGCTTTAGGCTGCTATGCATAATAGCAGGAAACAATGTTGACAGTCAGGAAACAATACTGCATGATATTCAACGAAGTTTCCTACTGGGAATTTTGTCCTGTGTCTTCTGCCCGTCGATATACCCTTAGTTTGTCCTGTCCCGATCGCGTTGGCATTGTTGCGGCGGTGAGTTCCTTTATTGCCAGTCATCAGGGCTGGATCGTCGAAGCACAGCACCACGCGGATCAGGATTTTCAGCGGTTTTTTATGCGGCAGGAAATTCTGGCGGATTCGCTCCCCTTTGACCTTGAGGGATTGCGGAAACGGTTTCAGCCGATCGCCGATGAATTTCAGATGCAGTGGCAGGTCACAGATTCGGCGCAGAAAAAGCGGGTCGTGATTCTCGTCTCCAAGTCGGATCACTGTCTGTACGATTTGCTTGCACGGTGGCAGAGCAAAGAACTCGACATCGAGATCCCCTGCGTCATTTCTAACCATGAAATCTTTCGCGGATTAGTCGAATGGCACGGCATTCCCTACTATCACGTTCCCGTTACCTCAGAGACAAAGGCGATCGCCTACGACAAAATCATGCATCTGTTTGAGTCGGTGAATGGCGATGTGATGGTGTTAGCAAGATATATGCAGGTGCTTTCGTCTGAGGTGTGCGATCGCTATCCGGGACGAATTATCAACATTCACCATTCGTTCCTACCGTCGTTTATCGGCGCGAAGCCCTATCACCAGGCACATCAGCGAGGCGTAAAGCTGATCGGCGCAACCTGCCATTACGTCACCTCTGAACTGGATGCGGGACCCATTATCGATCAGGACGTGATTCGGATTGATCACTCGGACGCGGTGGAGGATCTGATTCGCTACGGCAGGGACATCGAGAAAACGGTGCTGGCGCGTGGACTCCGGTATCACGTTGAGGATCGGGTGCTGGTGCATGGGAATAAGACGGTGGTGTTTCGATAGGTAACAGCTATGCCCCTCAACCTCCTTCGCTTCGCCCTCGCCAAAGACCACCCCGAACCCCGGATGTTTCGCCAGCCCGATCGCCTCAAACCCACTTACGATGCGGTAATTATTGGCGCGGGGGGGCATGGTTTAGCAGCAGCGTATTATCTGGCGCGAGACTACGGCATGACCGATGTAGCGGTGCTGGAAAAGAGCTACCTGGGCGGGGGAAATACGGGACGGAATACGACGATTATTCGATCGAATTATCTGACTCCCGAAGGCGTGAAGTTTTACGATGAGTCGGTGCATTTGTGGCAGGATTTGTCCCAGGATTTTGACCTGAATTTGTTTTACTCCACACGCGGACATTTTACGCTGGCTCACACGGATGCCTCGGTGCGGACGATGCGCTGGCGGGCGGAGGTGAATAAGCATCTGGGCGTTGATAGCGAGCTAGTCAGTCCCGATGAAATCCAGGAAGCCTGTCCGCAAATGGATATGAGCTGCAACGGACACGCGCCGATTTTGGGGGCGTTGTACCATGCGCCGGGAAGTATTGCCCGTCATGATGCGGTTGCCTGGGGCTATGGACGCGGGGCGGATCAGCGGGGCGTAGAAATTCATCAGCAGACGGAAGTTTTGGGCATTCGGGTGAAGGGTGATCGCGTTACAGGCGTGGAAACTTCCAGAGGAACGATCGAAACTTCAAAGGTGCTTTGTGCGGTTGCCGGATCAACGCCGAGACTGCTGAATATGCTGGGAATTCGATCGCCTTTGTATGTCCATCCACTTCAGGCGATGGTGAGCGAACCGATGAAGCCCTGGCTAGACCCAATTATTGTGTCGGGCAGTCTGCACGTTTATGTCAGTCAGACGGCACGGGGCGAACTGGTGATGGGTGCCTCGCTTGATCCCTATGAACTGCATTCAACGCGATCGACTCTCGACTTCACCGAAGGGTTGGCGGCGCACATGCTCGATCTGTTTCCGTTTCTTTCCCACGCAAAGATTGTGCGGCAGTGGGCAGGCATGGCAGATATGACCCCGGACTTCGCGCCGATTATGGGCAAAACGCCGATCGACGGATTCTATCTGGACTCGGGCTGGGGAACGTGGGGATTCAAAGCCACTCCCGTTTGCGGCAAAACGATGGCATATACTGTGGCGACCGATCGTCCTCATGAGTTGATCAAGGATTTTTCGATCGATCGATTTGCGAAGTATGAATTGATGGGCGAAAAGGGTGCCGCCTCGGTTGGGCATTAGGGAGTGAATTAATAGAAATAACTATGAAGTTAATGACCTGTCCTATCAACGGAACGCGATCGATCAGCGAGTTTGTCTACGGCGGTGAATATAAAGAGATGCCCGATCCGACCGCTGCTGATGATACGACCTGGGCAGCCTATGTGTTCTATCGAGATAACGTGCCGGGAATCAAGCGGGAATGGTGGTGTCATGCTCCCAGTAATACCTGGTTTATAGCAGAACGAAATACTTTAACGGACGAAGTGATACAGACCTATTTATACGCAGATTTATACGGAGGCGAATCATGAGCTATCGTCTACCGACAGTTCCCGGAGAATGGATCGATCGCACTCAGCTAATTCAGTTCTCTTTTGAGGGAAGACAGTTTACCGGATATGCCGGAGATACGATCGCCTCTGCGCTATGGGCATCCGGTCAGAAAGTTTTGGGACGCAGTTTTAAATATCACCGTCCACGCGGAATCCTCAGCTTTGCAAATCATGATGTGAATACGCTGATGCAGTCCGGTGAAAAGCTAAATGTCCGGGCGGATGTGACGGCTATTGAATCCGGGATGGCAGTGGAAGCCGTAAATACCTTTGGCGGTGTGGAAGGCGATCGAGCGAGTTTCCTCAATTTTCTTTCACCATTTCTTCCCGTTGGTTTCTACTATAA
This is a stretch of genomic DNA from Leptolyngbya ohadii IS1. It encodes these proteins:
- a CDS encoding helix-turn-helix domain-containing protein, translated to MAEIDSSPASSNGSSNPPLQAAEQHGLEHYLGNTIRELRQQHGLTIAEVADRAGISRGMLSKIENAQTSTSLETLEKLANALGVSLSTLFRKYDIPEGGAQLVKNGEGMEVVRRGTKRGHTYQLLAYDQGPTKRFEPFLITMDDASEVFPTFEHPGIEFIHLLEGKLEYRHGRQTYLLKPGDSLTFRGDIPHGPEKLITLPIRFLAIIYYDSYYDDFAIDSWAES
- a CDS encoding glutathione S-transferase N-terminal domain-containing protein, whose product is MLTLVIGNKSYLSWSLRAWLALKQTDLPFTEIKLPLDTPEFYDRIFQYSPSGKVPVLIHDERTNLRRNPAGISPDAGMA
- a CDS encoding sarcosine oxidase subunit delta gives rise to the protein MKLMTCPINGTRSISEFVYGGEYKEMPDPTAADDTTWAAYVFYRDNVPGIKREWWCHAPSNTWFIAERNTLTDEVIQTYLYADLYGGES
- a CDS encoding FAD-dependent oxidoreductase, which translates into the protein MPLNLLRFALAKDHPEPRMFRQPDRLKPTYDAVIIGAGGHGLAAAYYLARDYGMTDVAVLEKSYLGGGNTGRNTTIIRSNYLTPEGVKFYDESVHLWQDLSQDFDLNLFYSTRGHFTLAHTDASVRTMRWRAEVNKHLGVDSELVSPDEIQEACPQMDMSCNGHAPILGALYHAPGSIARHDAVAWGYGRGADQRGVEIHQQTEVLGIRVKGDRVTGVETSRGTIETSKVLCAVAGSTPRLLNMLGIRSPLYVHPLQAMVSEPMKPWLDPIIVSGSLHVYVSQTARGELVMGASLDPYELHSTRSTLDFTEGLAAHMLDLFPFLSHAKIVRQWAGMADMTPDFAPIMGKTPIDGFYLDSGWGTWGFKATPVCGKTMAYTVATDRPHELIKDFSIDRFAKYELMGEKGAASVGH
- a CDS encoding AAA family ATPase, with the protein product MGGQATLHFFCGKMAAGKSTLAKELALREKAILFSEDELLSKLFPEEIHEISDYIKYSTRLKEALTDPICNLLSSGISVVLDFPGNTTRQRAWFRKLFEQANVQHKMHFIDATDDRCKQQLKQRSKDLPPDSPFTTDAEFDAITAYFQPPADDEGFHLIRYERK
- the purU gene encoding formyltetrahydrofolate deformylase, which gives rise to MSSARRYTLSLSCPDRVGIVAAVSSFIASHQGWIVEAQHHADQDFQRFFMRQEILADSLPFDLEGLRKRFQPIADEFQMQWQVTDSAQKKRVVILVSKSDHCLYDLLARWQSKELDIEIPCVISNHEIFRGLVEWHGIPYYHVPVTSETKAIAYDKIMHLFESVNGDVMVLARYMQVLSSEVCDRYPGRIINIHHSFLPSFIGAKPYHQAHQRGVKLIGATCHYVTSELDAGPIIDQDVIRIDHSDAVEDLIRYGRDIEKTVLARGLRYHVEDRVLVHGNKTVVFR
- a CDS encoding fibronectin type III domain-containing protein, encoding MNQAAASTRIRQLLNRIKHRIRWNELSNGHLVLWVTTIVSVLAYGVFFVRLLAAPLFPAGAGLLTDPFLQLPTADSVRVVWFTEFPGSEHFVQYGSNLNQTAIANTTQLSRMREDSQSRVGEQTEDGQIYSQPTDRPIWRHEAEVKGLPPGQRISYRVGSVRDSGRIEYSDRYTLSASPPAGQPLKILLTSDHQLMPMTPANLQKVVETVGQVDAVLLAGDLVNIPDRASEWFDDNRGGAFFPSLQGRANRSLTGSETSFRGGKIIQSAPLFPALGNHEVMGRFSMELPLNEQYNDPVPIENAVALYSKIAPQINPANDPAVQQTWIKNHSFNSDSYEEIFTLPNISPGGEKYYAVTLGDVRLISLEAGNIWRVPSLEPTARGRYRERDGDLPDTNKWGYGQHIFEPIAAGSPQYIWLQEELNRPEFQQAKYKIVMFHHPPHSLGDNIVPPYTNPVQIIDRLPDGQIKSVRYEYPIDRDYLLRDVVPLLEQAGVQLVLYGHSHLWNRFDSPGGMHFLETSNVGNTYGAFLGEKRRPIPIGFQSNYVPVGDPGGLAAIVPSISALLDESGQPQPFIASNEITVFSILDTGTGTVSSYRFDTRQPNGEVVRFDEFQIVR
- a CDS encoding geranylgeranyl reductase family protein, which translates into the protein MYDCIIVGAGPAGGSAAYHLAKRGRSVLVLEKESLPRYKPCGGGVSPQIAEWFDFDFSPAISLKVDTIRYTWKMGDEINAKLEDLEPIWMVRRDKFDHFLIEQAQKQGAELRDNTEVKGIEFKSDRWQVNTAQGPVEGRYVIAADGAKGQMAKWLGFKERKRRLAGALEAEAQANVANPETAHFEFGMVKNGYIWNFPKADGYSIGVGTFRGGEPQDFKSILTEYATLFGIDLQTCKQFGHPLCLWDGEQKLHTQNALLAGEAACVVDPFTAEGIRPSILTGVKAAEAIDQAIGGDMNALARYSEIVNQEWGEDMVWAQRLGGVFYRIPSFGYKVGVKRPTATERMGQILCGKLRYSDVANRALKRLTTGLIPGMGG